One segment of Patescibacteria group bacterium DNA contains the following:
- a CDS encoding glycosyltransferase family 2 protein, producing MKINKLSIVIPAYNEAKTIGAILQKLSEADLGVNKEIIIVNDGSTDNSREVLDRYQDKYIIIHLPENQGKGAAVAAGYKVSTGDYAVVQDADLEYNPNDLKRLINEAEECGAQAVYGSRRLGLTRKKSPKAGWFYYLGGVYLTWLTNFLYGTAITDEATCYKMVSKQVLDKINIEAKGFEFCPEITAKISRQGVKIHEVPISYIPRSQEEGKKIKLRDGLIAIWTLIKYRF from the coding sequence ATGAAAATCAATAAACTTTCCATTGTTATTCCGGCCTACAACGAAGCAAAAACCATCGGGGCTATTTTACAAAAATTGTCGGAAGCTGATTTAGGCGTTAACAAAGAAATTATTATAGTCAATGACGGTTCCACCGATAATTCCCGAGAAGTGCTTGATCGCTATCAGGATAAATATATCATTATCCATCTGCCTGAAAATCAAGGCAAGGGCGCGGCCGTAGCTGCCGGTTACAAAGTGTCAACCGGCGATTATGCTGTCGTTCAGGATGCTGATTTAGAATATAATCCCAATGATCTGAAAAGATTGATAAATGAAGCAGAAGAATGCGGCGCTCAAGCGGTTTATGGTTCTAGGCGTTTAGGATTGACCAGAAAGAAAAGTCCTAAGGCCGGCTGGTTTTATTATTTGGGTGGAGTCTATCTGACTTGGTTGACTAATTTTCTTTACGGCACTGCCATAACAGATGAGGCGACTTGCTATAAAATGGTCAGCAAACAAGTTTTGGATAAGATAAATATTGAAGCCAAGGGTTTTGAATTCTGTCCGGAAATAACAGCCAAGATTTCTCGGCAGGGCGTTAAGATTCATGAAGTGCCGATTTCCTATATTCCCCGCTCGCAAGAAGAAGGTAAAAAGATAAAACTTCGCGACGGTTTAATTGCTATTTGGACCCTGATTAAATATCGTTTTTAA
- a CDS encoding methyltransferase domain-containing protein has translation MIKEFLTAKITRKKIDAFIAQYQSTEKLVLDLGCGDGSYKSLFPNRIGFDHRPGINVDVVGDAHQLPFTDDKFDLILCTELLEHLHSPHLAVAEMKRVLKSGGVLLLTTRFIFPLHDIPNDYYRFTKYGLRFLFSDGWEIIELRNELSTKDTLAALLQRIGFQANLFGGRLMKIPLFLLVKLLVWLPSPIKSEFGDIRHSRPENGILTSGYYLVCKKK, from the coding sequence ATGATTAAAGAATTTCTAACTGCCAAAATAACCAGAAAAAAAATCGATGCTTTCATCGCCCAGTACCAGTCAACGGAAAAATTGGTGCTTGATTTGGGTTGTGGTGACGGTTCTTACAAAAGTTTATTTCCCAACCGCATCGGTTTTGACCATCGGCCGGGGATTAATGTTGATGTGGTGGGCGACGCTCATCAGTTGCCTTTTACCGATGATAAATTCGATCTGATTTTATGTACTGAATTGCTGGAGCATTTGCATTCGCCTCACTTAGCCGTCGCCGAGATGAAAAGAGTCCTGAAATCAGGCGGAGTGTTGCTTTTGACTACCAGGTTTATTTTTCCTCTTCATGATATTCCCAATGATTACTATCGTTTTACCAAGTATGGCCTAAGGTTTTTATTTAGTGACGGCTGGGAAATAATCGAATTGCGCAATGAGTTGTCAACTAAGGATACTTTGGCCGCTTTATTACAAAGAATAGGTTTTCAAGCCAATTTATTCGGCGGTCGCTTAATGAAAATCCCGTTATTTTTATTAGTTAAATTATTGGTTTGGCTGCCTTCGCCGATAAAGAGTGAGTTCGGCGATATCAGGCATTCCCGGCCGGAAAATGGCATTTTAACTAGCGGTTATTATTTAGTTTGCAAAAAGAAATAA
- a CDS encoding glycosyltransferase family 4 protein, whose amino-acid sequence MKIIYLANIRIPTEKAHGWQIMKMCETFSVLGHQVELVVPRRSNNLKADPFNYYGLPANFKITELPCLDLIFLDKTIGNLAFWLATATFLLASRIYVSFREYDIIYTREEQFGLFFKSSFLELHSLPATIKSYHRLFWRCFQRIVVLTDFIKSALASNGIAADKILIAPDGVDLAEFDLNITATESRKKINLPLDKKLIVYTGHLYGWKGAQVLAEAARYLSNESLVVFIGGTKEDVEAFKKKNVNSANVLILGHQPHKQIPFYLKAADVLVLPNSGQEKISQFYTSPLKLFEYLASGVPIVASNLPSLREILNDNNAILVEPDNSDLLAAGINRALTQRQLAENISRCARSDAEKYTWKKRAEKIVSFINS is encoded by the coding sequence ATGAAAATAATTTATTTGGCAAACATCAGAATACCGACCGAGAAGGCTCATGGCTGGCAAATCATGAAAATGTGCGAGACTTTCTCTGTTTTGGGTCATCAAGTTGAATTGGTGGTACCGCGGCGTTCTAATAATCTTAAAGCCGATCCCTTCAACTATTACGGTTTACCGGCTAATTTTAAGATTACCGAATTACCCTGTTTAGATTTGATTTTTTTGGATAAAACAATTGGTAATCTGGCTTTTTGGCTGGCGACTGCAACTTTTTTGTTAGCCAGCAGAATCTACGTGTCTTTCAGGGAGTATGATATTATATATACACGCGAAGAACAGTTCGGCTTATTTTTTAAATCGTCTTTTTTGGAACTTCACTCCTTGCCTGCAACAATCAAATCGTATCATCGTCTTTTTTGGCGGTGTTTTCAACGGATTGTTGTTCTGACTGATTTTATTAAATCCGCTCTGGCCAGCAACGGAATCGCTGCTGATAAAATATTAATTGCTCCCGATGGCGTTGATTTGGCTGAGTTTGATCTGAATATTACCGCCACGGAGTCCAGGAAAAAAATTAATTTGCCGTTGGATAAAAAATTGATTGTTTACACCGGCCATCTTTATGGTTGGAAAGGAGCGCAGGTTTTGGCTGAAGCCGCCCGGTATCTGTCTAATGAATCCCTGGTTGTTTTTATCGGCGGTACTAAGGAAGATGTTGAAGCTTTTAAGAAAAAAAATGTCAATAGCGCTAATGTCTTAATTCTCGGCCATCAGCCGCATAAGCAAATCCCGTTCTATCTGAAGGCCGCTGATGTTTTGGTTTTGCCTAATTCCGGGCAGGAAAAAATATCGCAATTTTATACTTCACCGCTTAAACTTTTTGAATATTTAGCCAGTGGCGTACCTATAGTCGCTTCTAATTTGCCTTCTTTGAGGGAAATTTTAAATGATAATAATGCTATTTTAGTTGAGCCGGATAATTCTGATCTTTTAGCGGCGGGCATTAACCGGGCTTTGACGCAACGGCAATTAGCCGAGAATATCTCTCGTTGCGCCCGGAGCGATGCGGAAAAATATACTTGGAAGAAGCGCGCTGAAAAAATCGTCTCTTTCATTAATTCATAA
- a CDS encoding radical SAM protein encodes MIKISQDKDLIFILPPKRLKEHRYSLGLMYISGYLRDHGFDNLIIDGKIFADRGYQYDNRERAKEEIIKAVLEFKPQVIGFTATTMEIAEAVEMNQRIKKELKVFSIIGGPQATADPIGVVNSGFDAAIIGEGEQTTFELIKELQQESPDLRKVKGIAWPDQNNEVVINERREYMDLTDLSLPAYDKVNMTYYTKIWDDIIRGIPMKAVMVMASRGCPYSCTFCACNQVFGRQVRYRSLENIKKEIYLLRDKYGVEGIWFADDTLTANYDHVRKVCQIMKEAGLYWGAQSRVDLVNEEIIKLMAESGCLQLDFGVESGNQRVLDEIINKRIKLSDVEKALELCRKHGIRREAGFMIGLPGETKEEMRQTFEFAKKIKADHYSFSIFTALPGTKLFNDFFKGRINTSDYCNFSFFQSQDKFNRSGVSDSQELGKLFESWRQEIFEGVKKRGLTHFLKLAKIWLKLGNKKERLDFILFKVKRALKYYFDKIIARVSKSFFFEGTRRPDFKNITKQLDYDQYWSERGFKMRSKLMEREVIFMDWIKPGAKILDLGCGSSRLPYELKEKKGCRVSGLDISGLVINNLKQAGIDGVKADIESADFNLDDRYDYIVISEVLEHIKYPEDLISKIKDNADYLAISVPNSAFYRYRFGLMFGGRFFTQWMTHPSEHLRFWSHKDFLIWLNDLGLDVVRFKSSNGFRLKDIWPNMFGHQMCYLVKTKK; translated from the coding sequence ATGATAAAAATTAGCCAAGATAAAGATTTGATTTTTATTCTTCCCCCTAAACGGCTCAAGGAGCATCGTTATTCTTTGGGTTTGATGTATATTTCCGGATATTTGCGGGATCATGGTTTTGATAATTTGATTATCGACGGGAAAATATTCGCGGACAGAGGCTATCAATACGATAATCGTGAAAGAGCCAAGGAGGAGATCATTAAGGCTGTTTTAGAGTTTAAGCCGCAAGTAATCGGTTTTACTGCCACGACCATGGAAATTGCCGAAGCTGTGGAAATGAATCAGAGGATTAAAAAAGAACTCAAAGTTTTTTCGATTATCGGCGGGCCTCAAGCTACAGCCGATCCGATTGGCGTAGTTAATTCCGGCTTTGATGCCGCCATTATCGGCGAAGGCGAACAAACTACTTTTGAATTAATTAAGGAATTACAGCAGGAGTCGCCCGATCTAAGGAAGGTGAAGGGCATCGCCTGGCCGGATCAGAATAATGAAGTTGTCATCAATGAACGGCGGGAGTATATGGATCTGACTGATTTAAGCTTGCCGGCTTATGATAAGGTGAATATGACCTACTATACTAAGATCTGGGACGATATTATCCGAGGCATCCCTATGAAAGCGGTGATGGTTATGGCTTCCCGGGGCTGTCCCTACAGCTGCACTTTTTGCGCCTGCAATCAGGTTTTTGGGCGTCAGGTGCGTTATCGCAGTTTGGAAAACATCAAAAAAGAAATCTATCTTTTAAGGGATAAATATGGCGTTGAAGGAATTTGGTTTGCTGATGATACCTTAACGGCTAATTACGATCATGTTAGGAAGGTTTGCCAGATTATGAAGGAAGCCGGTCTGTATTGGGGGGCTCAATCGCGAGTGGATTTGGTTAATGAAGAAATCATCAAGTTAATGGCCGAAAGTGGCTGTTTACAGCTTGATTTTGGCGTTGAATCGGGTAATCAGCGCGTTTTAGATGAAATCATTAATAAAAGGATAAAATTATCCGATGTGGAAAAAGCCCTGGAACTTTGCCGGAAACACGGCATCCGTCGCGAAGCCGGCTTTATGATCGGCCTGCCCGGCGAAACTAAAGAAGAAATGCGGCAAACCTTTGAATTCGCCAAGAAAATCAAAGCTGATCATTATTCTTTCAGTATCTTTACCGCCCTGCCAGGGACGAAGCTTTTTAATGATTTTTTTAAGGGTCGTATCAATACCTCCGATTATTGTAATTTCTCTTTTTTCCAAAGCCAGGACAAATTCAATCGTTCTGGCGTCAGTGATTCCCAGGAGTTGGGAAAATTATTTGAGAGTTGGCGTCAGGAGATATTTGAGGGCGTAAAAAAGAGAGGCTTAACCCACTTTTTGAAGCTGGCAAAAATCTGGCTTAAGTTGGGTAACAAAAAAGAGCGTTTAGATTTTATATTATTCAAAGTCAAGCGCGCGCTTAAGTATTATTTTGACAAAATCATAGCTCGCGTCTCGAAATCGTTCTTCTTTGAGGGTACGCGTCGCCCTGATTTCAAAAATATCACCAAACAACTTGATTATGATCAGTATTGGTCAGAGCGCGGCTTCAAGATGCGTAGCAAATTAATGGAAAGGGAAGTGATTTTTATGGATTGGATTAAGCCCGGAGCTAAAATTCTGGATCTTGGCTGTGGCAGTTCGCGTCTGCCTTATGAATTAAAAGAAAAGAAGGGTTGCCGGGTCAGTGGTTTGGATATTTCCGGATTAGTAATCAATAACTTAAAGCAAGCCGGCATTGACGGAGTAAAAGCCGATATCGAGAGCGCTGATTTTAATTTGGACGACCGATATGATTACATTGTGATTTCAGAGGTTTTGGAACACATCAAATATCCCGAGGATTTAATCTCTAAAATAAAAGATAATGCCGACTATTTGGCAATTTCAGTTCCTAATTCCGCTTTTTACCGTTATCGTTTCGGCTTAATGTTTGGAGGAAGATTTTTTACCCAATGGATGACACATCCGTCAGAACACCTGCGGTTTTGGAGCCATAAGGATTTTTTGATTTGGCTGAATGATTTGGGTCTAGATGTTGTTAGATTTAAATCGTCTAATGGTTTTCGTCTTAAAGATATTTGGCCTAATATGTTCGGCCATCAAATGTGTTATTTAGTAAAAACAAAAAAATGA
- a CDS encoding glycosyltransferase yields the protein MIICYFGIYDPDYSRNRILLGGFKLNGVDVIECRTSVKGPLKYWDLIKKHWSIRKKYDIMIVGFPGFQAMILARLLTVKPIVFDAFYSFFDSMVEDRKIVKAQSLKGRYYWLLDWLSCRLADKILLDTNAQIDYFVKELKLERKKFYRVLVGCDDKVIFPITPKKKDYFLVHFHGSFIPLQGIEYIIEATKILEGENIKFNIIGHGQTYREIIDLASRLKVSNVNFIEPVSIDNLRGYLAEADVCLGIFGHTDKAKRVIPNKVYEGLAAKRPVLTGDSSAIRELLTDGQDAVFCRLADAQDLASKILALKEGRINYEKIADNGYEIYCRLCRPEILVKQLLDGGLIEELLGPKNKYDKN from the coding sequence ATGATTATTTGTTATTTCGGAATTTATGATCCTGATTATAGCCGCAATAGGATTTTGCTTGGCGGTTTTAAGTTAAACGGCGTTGATGTGATTGAATGCCGAACAAGCGTCAAAGGGCCGTTGAAGTATTGGGATTTAATTAAAAAACACTGGTCAATCCGTAAGAAATATGATATTATGATCGTTGGTTTTCCGGGGTTTCAGGCCATGATTTTGGCCAGGCTTTTAACCGTTAAACCGATTGTTTTTGACGCTTTTTACTCTTTTTTTGATTCCATGGTTGAAGATAGGAAAATCGTTAAAGCGCAAAGCCTTAAAGGAAGGTATTACTGGTTATTGGATTGGTTATCCTGCCGTTTGGCGGATAAAATTTTATTGGATACCAATGCCCAGATTGACTATTTTGTAAAAGAATTAAAGTTGGAGAGAAAAAAGTTTTATCGGGTTTTAGTCGGTTGTGATGATAAGGTTATTTTTCCTATTACTCCTAAGAAAAAAGATTATTTTTTGGTTCATTTTCATGGCAGTTTTATTCCTTTACAGGGCATAGAGTATATTATTGAAGCGACGAAAATTCTAGAGGGGGAAAATATCAAATTTAATATTATCGGCCACGGTCAGACTTACCGGGAAATAATTGACTTGGCGAGCCGGCTTAAAGTCAGTAATGTTAATTTTATAGAGCCCGTGTCCATTGATAATTTAAGGGGCTATTTGGCGGAGGCTGATGTTTGCCTAGGTATATTCGGCCATACTGATAAAGCTAAAAGAGTTATCCCTAATAAGGTTTATGAGGGCTTAGCGGCCAAGCGGCCGGTTTTGACCGGTGATTCTTCGGCTATCAGGGAATTGCTTACGGACGGCCAAGATGCGGTTTTTTGCCGTTTGGCCGATGCCCAGGATTTGGCGTCTAAAATCTTAGCGCTGAAAGAGGGTAGAATAAATTATGAAAAAATCGCCGATAATGGTTATGAGATTTATTGCCGATTATGCCGGCCGGAAATTTTAGTCAAACAATTGTTAGATGGCGGTCTTATTGAAGAGTTATTAGGCCCCAAAAACAAATATGATAAAAATTAG
- a CDS encoding polysaccharide deacetylase family protein, whose translation MAKRIKFFLKNILSSLLAFLPALPNRAVILMYHSVGDNGRFFTVESQDFSAQLAYLKQQRYNIVSLSALLDYLTAGKIPPRTVAITFDDGYTDNYSIAFPLLKKYNFPATIFLATGLPSIDLPLLDKDQVSEMAASGLIDFEPHTVSHAKLTKISLTEARQEIIESKAFIEREYCKPVSYFAYPYGRYNQQIIGLLKASGFKAALTVAKGVVRPKSDRWLLKRNAVDSAVSPVQFRAMIKFGKL comes from the coding sequence ATGGCGAAGAGAATTAAGTTTTTTTTAAAAAATATTTTATCTAGCTTACTGGCCTTTCTCCCCGCCCTGCCTAATCGCGCAGTTATTTTGATGTATCATTCCGTAGGCGATAATGGCAGATTTTTCACCGTTGAGTCCCAGGATTTTTCAGCTCAGTTGGCTTATCTGAAACAACAGCGATATAATATTGTTTCTTTGTCTGCATTATTGGACTATCTTACGGCAGGTAAAATTCCACCTCGGACAGTCGCCATTACTTTTGATGACGGTTATACAGACAATTATTCCATAGCTTTTCCTTTATTGAAAAAATATAATTTTCCCGCTACGATTTTTTTAGCGACCGGTTTGCCGTCTATTGATCTGCCATTGTTGGACAAGGATCAGGTTTCGGAGATGGCCGCTTCCGGTTTGATTGATTTTGAACCCCACACCGTCAGCCATGCCAAGCTGACTAAAATCAGTTTGACTGAGGCTAGGCAGGAAATTATCGAGTCCAAAGCCTTCATTGAACGGGAATATTGCAAACCGGTGTCTTATTTTGCCTATCCCTATGGTCGCTATAACCAGCAAATCATTGGGTTACTGAAAGCTAGCGGCTTTAAGGCGGCTTTGACTGTGGCTAAGGGCGTTGTCAGACCTAAGAGCGACCGATGGTTGCTCAAACGCAATGCCGTCGATTCTGCCGTCAGCCCGGTTCAATTCAGAGCCATGATTAAATTCGGCAAACTATAA
- a CDS encoding glycosyltransferase family 4 protein, translating to MPLPKNKKLKLLILTQKVDDADGLLGFFHDWLKEFANNFSQVTVICLYKGKYDLPANVRVLSLGKEDRPSRWRYLWRFYKYLWLVRHDYDAVFVHMNVVYVILAGLIWRLQGKIIGLWYAHKAVNFKLRLAELLADIIFTASPESFRLASAKVKIVGHGIDIDKFCLKDWATARQDKLQIVSVGRISEIKNQLLLIKAVDILVHELGIKNITLSFIGSPPNLDGLRYAALLKEEIKKRRLEDYIDWIGNIPNKDLPYYYQQADLSINLCPTGGLDKVVLESLACGVPAVVYNQTFSVILGDYQDLLLLEKADSRELAVKIKKLSELDSSEKQVMAVELRRIVVASYSIKNLVVNIKKAYGEEN from the coding sequence ATGCCATTGCCAAAAAATAAAAAATTGAAATTATTAATCTTGACTCAGAAAGTGGATGACGCCGACGGTCTGTTGGGATTTTTTCATGATTGGCTTAAAGAGTTTGCCAATAATTTTTCTCAAGTGACTGTTATCTGCCTATATAAAGGTAAGTATGATTTGCCTGCCAATGTCAGGGTTTTATCTTTGGGCAAGGAAGACAGGCCGTCGCGTTGGCGTTACTTGTGGCGTTTTTATAAATATTTATGGTTGGTTCGCCATGATTATGATGCTGTTTTTGTTCACATGAATGTTGTTTATGTCATTCTGGCTGGTTTGATCTGGCGTTTGCAGGGCAAAATTATCGGCCTCTGGTATGCGCATAAAGCGGTTAATTTTAAATTAAGATTAGCTGAATTGTTGGCTGATATTATTTTTACCGCCTCGCCCGAAAGTTTCCGGCTTGCTAGTGCCAAAGTGAAAATCGTCGGCCATGGCATTGATATTGATAAATTCTGTCTTAAAGATTGGGCGACGGCTCGACAGGATAAATTACAAATCGTCAGCGTCGGCCGGATCAGCGAAATAAAAAATCAATTATTATTGATTAAAGCTGTTGATATTTTGGTGCATGAATTAGGAATAAAAAATATCACCTTGTCTTTTATCGGCTCACCGCCGAATCTTGATGGTTTGAGATACGCTGCCTTATTGAAAGAGGAAATAAAAAAACGCCGACTGGAAGATTATATTGATTGGATAGGCAATATCCCCAATAAGGACCTGCCTTATTATTATCAGCAAGCCGATTTAAGCATTAACTTGTGCCCCACCGGGGGATTGGACAAAGTGGTTTTGGAATCGTTGGCCTGTGGCGTGCCGGCCGTAGTTTATAATCAAACTTTTTCCGTGATCCTGGGCGACTACCAAGATTTGTTATTATTGGAAAAAGCTGACAGTCGGGAATTGGCGGTCAAAATAAAGAAATTGTCTGAATTGGATTCATCCGAGAAGCAGGTTATGGCTGTTGAGTTGCGTCGCATTGTCGTAGCTTCTTATAGTATTAAAAATTTAGTCGTTAATATCAAAAAAGCCTATGGCGAAGAGAATTAA
- a CDS encoding class I SAM-dependent methyltransferase, with translation MEITGSAAPTRGYGVLEKYLARRRANKVDRLIPADLRSGAILDIGCGSYPYFLAQVKFSAKVGLDKSVSEGMIDGVSLKKYEFKTGDNLPVSPSCFNVVTMLAVLEHLDETAALNILAQSYRALVPGGLLIVTTPWGKTKGLLSLLAAFKIVSPDEIGEHQQFYSRQELFKQFSATGFAADKITGGSFELGLNLYAIAKK, from the coding sequence ATGGAAATAACCGGTTCCGCCGCTCCTACCAGGGGGTATGGCGTCTTAGAGAAATACTTGGCCCGGCGTCGGGCTAATAAAGTTGACAGGTTGATTCCTGCTGATTTAAGGTCGGGAGCTATTCTTGATATCGGCTGCGGTTCTTATCCTTATTTTTTGGCGCAGGTTAAGTTTTCGGCCAAAGTCGGATTGGATAAATCGGTCAGCGAAGGAATGATCGACGGAGTTAGCTTAAAAAAATACGAATTCAAAACCGGCGATAATTTGCCGGTCAGTCCCAGTTGTTTTAATGTTGTAACCATGCTGGCAGTTTTGGAACATTTGGATGAAACCGCGGCTTTAAATATTCTGGCTCAATCTTATCGAGCGCTTGTTCCCGGCGGGTTGCTTATAGTGACGACTCCCTGGGGAAAAACTAAGGGTCTGCTGTCGTTATTGGCCGCGTTTAAAATAGTTTCACCGGATGAGATCGGTGAGCATCAGCAGTTCTATAGTCGACAGGAATTATTTAAACAGTTTTCCGCCACCGGCTTTGCGGCCGATAAAATCACCGGCGGCAGCTTCGAATTAGGTTTGAATTTATATGCCATTGCCAAAAAATAA
- a CDS encoding glycosyltransferase family 2 protein: MKLSVIIPVYNEHKTILELLRQVEAAPLAGVEKEIIIIDDGSTDGTRDIISSPRDKCVVILKDKNEGKGSAIKRGLNVATGDLLIIQDADLEYNPQEYQEILGPIIDGKADVVYGSRFITSKPHRVFFFWHYLGNTFLTIFSNIMSNLTLTDMETCYKAFNRPVIDYLKTRLTANRFGVEPEITALIARGKFRIYEVGISYAGRTYEEGKKISWKDGLAAIWYIIKFNLWK; encoded by the coding sequence ATGAAATTGTCAGTTATCATACCAGTCTATAATGAACATAAAACTATCTTGGAACTACTGCGCCAGGTGGAGGCAGCGCCGCTTGCCGGCGTAGAGAAGGAAATTATTATTATTGATGATGGTTCCACCGACGGCACTAGAGATATTATTTCAAGCCCGCGGGATAAATGCGTCGTAATTCTAAAGGATAAGAACGAGGGCAAAGGCTCGGCCATCAAACGTGGCCTTAATGTGGCAACCGGCGATCTATTGATTATTCAAGACGCTGACTTAGAATACAATCCGCAAGAGTACCAGGAAATATTGGGGCCGATAATTGACGGCAAGGCTGATGTTGTTTATGGTTCTCGTTTCATTACCAGCAAACCTCACCGTGTTTTCTTTTTTTGGCATTATCTGGGTAATACTTTTTTGACTATTTTTTCCAATATTATGAGTAATTTGACCTTAACAGATATGGAGACTTGCTATAAGGCGTTCAATCGTCCGGTTATTGATTATCTGAAAACTCGCCTGACTGCCAATCGATTCGGCGTTGAACCGGAGATTACCGCCCTGATAGCCAGGGGTAAATTCCGGATTTATGAAGTCGGTATTTCTTATGCCGGCCGCACTTATGAAGAGGGCAAGAAAATAAGCTGGAAAGATGGTTTGGCGGCGATTTGGTATATTATTAAGTTTAACTTATGGAAATAA
- a CDS encoding radical SAM protein, which produces MSQDNQKNLDCLLIAPPDYYGDENNIWREINSNFPPLGLASIAGYVRQQDQSVEIIDCEVSCPSVQAFGDYLKENFVDHHRDIRVIGFTATTGQIKKAYQAAEICRLYYPNALIIFGGVHATFVTDEVINQPFVDAVVIGEGEITLGEILSGKKIEEIDGVVYKKELNGEKQIIRNAPRRRIANLDDLPLPAYDLLPIDKYRPAKGSYKKLPAMSLMTSRGCPGRCTFCNKTLGDQMIFKSATGIFAEIKYLADNYGIRQIMFYDDTFTVFRQNVIDLCDLLIKNKMDLSWTCFARVDYVDEAMLRKMSDAGCHQIMYGVENVDEAVLKNINKKINLPQVINAVKWTKQAGIECRLAFMVGNPGDSRQVIEKNIRFVKKINPDLLIVNITTPFPGTAMFNWAKERDLLLSENWDDFNLAKPVMRLENLSAEEIKNLYKIMYRSFYFRPKFILKKIFSIRSLDDIKILFDGFMALVSFFLPKSPDINTKRD; this is translated from the coding sequence ATGTCGCAAGATAATCAAAAAAATTTGGATTGTTTGTTGATCGCTCCGCCTGATTATTATGGCGATGAGAATAATATTTGGCGTGAGATTAACTCAAATTTCCCTCCTTTGGGGCTGGCTTCCATTGCCGGCTATGTCCGTCAACAGGATCAAAGTGTAGAGATAATTGATTGTGAAGTTTCCTGCCCCTCGGTCCAGGCCTTCGGCGATTATCTAAAGGAAAATTTTGTTGATCATCACAGGGATATTAGAGTGATCGGCTTTACTGCCACCACCGGACAAATTAAAAAGGCTTATCAGGCGGCGGAAATTTGCCGATTATATTATCCTAATGCTTTGATTATTTTCGGTGGCGTTCATGCAACCTTTGTTACTGATGAGGTTATTAATCAACCATTTGTTGATGCGGTGGTTATCGGCGAAGGGGAGATTACTTTGGGAGAAATATTATCCGGCAAGAAGATTGAAGAGATTGACGGCGTGGTTTATAAGAAAGAATTGAATGGCGAAAAACAAATAATCCGTAACGCGCCGCGTCGGCGGATTGCCAATTTGGATGATCTGCCTTTGCCGGCTTATGATTTATTGCCGATTGATAAATATCGGCCGGCTAAGGGCTCGTATAAGAAGTTGCCGGCCATGAGTTTAATGACTAGCCGAGGTTGTCCGGGGCGTTGCACTTTCTGCAATAAAACCTTGGGTGATCAGATGATCTTTAAGTCGGCCACCGGGATTTTTGCCGAGATAAAATACTTGGCCGATAATTACGGTATCAGGCAGATCATGTTTTATGATGATACTTTTACTGTTTTTCGTCAGAACGTCATTGACTTGTGCGATCTGCTGATAAAAAATAAAATGGATTTGTCTTGGACGTGTTTTGCCCGAGTTGATTATGTTGACGAGGCCATGTTGCGGAAAATGTCAGACGCCGGTTGTCATCAGATCATGTATGGGGTGGAAAATGTTGATGAGGCCGTATTGAAGAATATCAATAAAAAAATCAATTTGCCGCAAGTGATCAATGCCGTCAAATGGACTAAGCAGGCGGGGATAGAATGCCGTCTGGCTTTCATGGTCGGCAATCCCGGCGACAGTCGCCAAGTGATTGAAAAGAACATCCGTTTTGTTAAGAAAATAAATCCCGATTTGCTGATCGTCAATATTACTACGCCGTTTCCCGGCACGGCCATGTTTAATTGGGCCAAGGAACGTGATTTGTTGTTGAGCGAAAATTGGGATGATTTTAATTTGGCTAAGCCGGTTATGAGATTGGAGAATCTTTCAGCGGAAGAAATAAAGAATTTATATAAAATCATGTATCGCAGTTTTTATTTTCGTCCGAAATTCATCCTTAAGAAGATTTTTAGCATTAGATCATTAGACGATATAAAAATTTTGTTTGATGGTTTTATGGCTTTAGTCTCTTTTTTCTTGCCTAAATCTCCGGACATCAATACTAAACGCGATTAA